The following are encoded together in the Anguilla rostrata isolate EN2019 chromosome 19, ASM1855537v3, whole genome shotgun sequence genome:
- the LOC135245599 gene encoding uncharacterized protein LOC135245599 isoform X1, with product MGKAASVAMSRPAVVGGATCHKIGKGVTYYVREPAPPPGSAPPPGPARPLLLLMPWLGAQPQALSKYFQAYSGTSQDVLVVETGISQFLWPRWSLDYGAEVLQVLESDRFASRPLLVHCFSVGGYTFCQMLVCLSRDARRYRRFVDRVKGHVYDSLVVGSAERMAVGAGKVIAPQWEGLVRRIILLYLSVFKRYTVDIFDPAIKLFWSCPITAPALFFFCEDDVMCDVGGLEELIECWRKRGVAVQSRKWAESTHAGHIRRHPEEYRAALDNFLLSLSTTPLKAKM from the exons ATGGGAAAAGCAGCTAG TGTGGCCATGTCCAGGCCGGCCGTTGTGGGCGGAGCCACCTGTCACAAGATCGGCAAGGGCGTCACCTATTACGTCAGGGagccggctcctccccctggctCGGCTCCTCCCCCCGGCCCGGCCAGGCCTCTGCTTCTGCTCATGCCCTGGCTGGGAGCCCAGCCCCAGGCCCTGTCCAAGTACTTCCAGGCCTACTCCGGGACGAGCCAGGACGTGCTGGTGGTGGAGACCGGGATCAGCCAGTTCCTGTGGCCCCGCTGGAGCCTGGACTACGGGGCCGAGGTCCTCCAGGTGCTGGAGAGTGACCGGTTCGCCtctcgccccctgctggtgcacTGCTTCTCCGTCGGGGGCTACACCTTCTGCCAGATGCTGGTCTGCCTGTCCCGGGACGCCCGACGCTACCGGCGCTTCGTCGaccgggtcaaaggtcacgtcTACGACAGCCTGGTGGTCGGCTCAGCGGAGCGGATGGCCGTAG GCGCGGGAAAAGTTATCGCACCCCAATGGGAAGGTCTGGTGAGACGGATTATCCTGCTCTACCTGAGCGTGTTCAAGAGGTACACCGTGGACATCTTCGACCCGGCCATCAAGCTGTTCTGGAGCTGTCCAATCACGGCCCCCGCCCTGTTCTTTTTCTGCGAGGACGACGTCATGTGCGACGTCGGGGGACTGGAAGAGCTCATCGAGTGCTGGAGGAAGAGGGGCGTGGCCGTGCAGAGCAGGAAGTGGGCGGAGTCCACGCACGCCGGGCACATCCGACGCCACCCGGAGGAGTATCGGGCCGCCCTCGACAActtcctgctgtctctcagCACGACTCCCCTGAAAGCcaaaatgtga
- the LOC135245871 gene encoding leptin-B-like isoform X1, which yields MLEVPGRVLSVRLGAQCAFGCPRCRSSDPEMMSGCVALLCTSLLVLLPPGAGVPLSVETMKSNVKLMAQTTIVRIQKLTEEFRISPNMVFSGLELIPDIAPDKAWEGLSAIAQGLHSFQVVLSHLPPGDGMAQVHADVLSLHGVVRSLAASLGCPLHKPAGDGRLEAFLKTNSTFHVTIGNVALERLRRFLGKLVQNLDQLKSC from the exons ATGTTGGAGGTCCCTGGCCGGGTGCTCAGTGTGCGTTTGGGTGCTCAGTGTGCGTTTGGGTGCCCCCGCTGCAGGAGTTCAGACCCAGAGATGATGTCCGGCTGCGTGGCGCTCCTCTGCACCTCCCTCCTGGTGCTCCTGCCCCCGGGAGCGGGGGTGCCCCTCTCCGTGGAGACCATGAAGAGCAACGTCAAGCTGATGGCGCAGACCACCATCGTCAGGATACAGAAGCTCACAGAGGAG TTCCGGATATCCCCCAACATGGTGTTCAGCGGCCTGGAGCTGATCCCGGACATCGCCCCGGACAAGGCGTGGGAGGGCCTGTCGGCCATCGCGCAGGGCCTGCACTCCTTCCAGGTGGTCCTGTCCCACCTGCCGCCGGGCGACGGCATGGCGCAGGTGCACGCCGACGTCCTGAGCCTCCACGGCGTGGTCCGCTCGCTCGCCGCCTCGCTCGGCTGCCCGCTGCACAAGCCCGCCGGCGACGGCCGCCTGGAGGCCTTCCTCAAGACCAACTCCACCTTCCACGTCACCATCGGCAACGTGGCCCTGGAGAGGCTGCGGCGCTTCCTGGGCAAGCTGGTCCAGAACCTGGACCAGCTCAAGAGCTGCTGA
- the LOC135245599 gene encoding uncharacterized protein LOC135245599 isoform X2 gives MSRPAVVGGATCHKIGKGVTYYVREPAPPPGSAPPPGPARPLLLLMPWLGAQPQALSKYFQAYSGTSQDVLVVETGISQFLWPRWSLDYGAEVLQVLESDRFASRPLLVHCFSVGGYTFCQMLVCLSRDARRYRRFVDRVKGHVYDSLVVGSAERMAVGAGKVIAPQWEGLVRRIILLYLSVFKRYTVDIFDPAIKLFWSCPITAPALFFFCEDDVMCDVGGLEELIECWRKRGVAVQSRKWAESTHAGHIRRHPEEYRAALDNFLLSLSTTPLKAKM, from the exons ATGTCCAGGCCGGCCGTTGTGGGCGGAGCCACCTGTCACAAGATCGGCAAGGGCGTCACCTATTACGTCAGGGagccggctcctccccctggctCGGCTCCTCCCCCCGGCCCGGCCAGGCCTCTGCTTCTGCTCATGCCCTGGCTGGGAGCCCAGCCCCAGGCCCTGTCCAAGTACTTCCAGGCCTACTCCGGGACGAGCCAGGACGTGCTGGTGGTGGAGACCGGGATCAGCCAGTTCCTGTGGCCCCGCTGGAGCCTGGACTACGGGGCCGAGGTCCTCCAGGTGCTGGAGAGTGACCGGTTCGCCtctcgccccctgctggtgcacTGCTTCTCCGTCGGGGGCTACACCTTCTGCCAGATGCTGGTCTGCCTGTCCCGGGACGCCCGACGCTACCGGCGCTTCGTCGaccgggtcaaaggtcacgtcTACGACAGCCTGGTGGTCGGCTCAGCGGAGCGGATGGCCGTAG GCGCGGGAAAAGTTATCGCACCCCAATGGGAAGGTCTGGTGAGACGGATTATCCTGCTCTACCTGAGCGTGTTCAAGAGGTACACCGTGGACATCTTCGACCCGGCCATCAAGCTGTTCTGGAGCTGTCCAATCACGGCCCCCGCCCTGTTCTTTTTCTGCGAGGACGACGTCATGTGCGACGTCGGGGGACTGGAAGAGCTCATCGAGTGCTGGAGGAAGAGGGGCGTGGCCGTGCAGAGCAGGAAGTGGGCGGAGTCCACGCACGCCGGGCACATCCGACGCCACCCGGAGGAGTATCGGGCCGCCCTCGACAActtcctgctgtctctcagCACGACTCCCCTGAAAGCcaaaatgtga
- the LOC135245871 gene encoding leptin-B-like isoform X2 produces the protein MMSGCVALLCTSLLVLLPPGAGVPLSVETMKSNVKLMAQTTIVRIQKLTEEFRISPNMVFSGLELIPDIAPDKAWEGLSAIAQGLHSFQVVLSHLPPGDGMAQVHADVLSLHGVVRSLAASLGCPLHKPAGDGRLEAFLKTNSTFHVTIGNVALERLRRFLGKLVQNLDQLKSC, from the exons ATGATGTCCGGCTGCGTGGCGCTCCTCTGCACCTCCCTCCTGGTGCTCCTGCCCCCGGGAGCGGGGGTGCCCCTCTCCGTGGAGACCATGAAGAGCAACGTCAAGCTGATGGCGCAGACCACCATCGTCAGGATACAGAAGCTCACAGAGGAG TTCCGGATATCCCCCAACATGGTGTTCAGCGGCCTGGAGCTGATCCCGGACATCGCCCCGGACAAGGCGTGGGAGGGCCTGTCGGCCATCGCGCAGGGCCTGCACTCCTTCCAGGTGGTCCTGTCCCACCTGCCGCCGGGCGACGGCATGGCGCAGGTGCACGCCGACGTCCTGAGCCTCCACGGCGTGGTCCGCTCGCTCGCCGCCTCGCTCGGCTGCCCGCTGCACAAGCCCGCCGGCGACGGCCGCCTGGAGGCCTTCCTCAAGACCAACTCCACCTTCCACGTCACCATCGGCAACGTGGCCCTGGAGAGGCTGCGGCGCTTCCTGGGCAAGCTGGTCCAGAACCTGGACCAGCTCAAGAGCTGCTGA